A genomic segment from Spinacia oleracea cultivar Varoflay chromosome 3, BTI_SOV_V1, whole genome shotgun sequence encodes:
- the LOC110796988 gene encoding uncharacterized protein yields the protein MAFQDSESNNSHNNNNNGGNTDNCDPFFIANSDNPTSSLVAAVFTGTNFMRWSRNVKRALVAKNKEGFVSGEITKPAVNHKDYMKWKRADFMVVSWILSSMNHELADDFGYIDTAADLWGELNERFGQSNGPLIYQLKKEIESLTQQNMTIVTYYGKLKKLWDEMQNLRAFPSCTCGVMMQCSCQFLKKIAEFEEEDKMMKFLLGLNGRFDSTVTNVLSMDPLPSINRVFSITQQIEKQKELSEAAVKSNAMTSSAMATQAYRGGQNQSQKYAAGSGKKDWKEIKKEKLNRFCNHCKGKGHTTDQCFKLIGYPDWYNSIKASKGTGSTGNRLAANVGYTADDADEPLGNTNNDNDRVNNKMLNAICQEVMKVMKGKQSQVTETSGSHSSFASYAGIISHSFNCAVTKLHDACLWIVDSGACDHMTYDETILTNIRTLSNPIKVGLPDGSQLTVDTIGDTSLTNKLVLHNVLLVKGFKHNLLSVGRLIEHTDLQVLFNGTGYVFQDPTNSELLGAGKRINGLYYYVLPSLAGSIKGIDSQNSSCNNIDAVPDDNVDILPNKTATSASQVKSSVGNKIHLFHAD from the coding sequence ATGGCATTTCAAGATTCTGAAAGCAATAATTcacataacaacaacaacaatggagGTAACACTGATAATTGTGATCCGTTTTTCATTGCTAATTCAGATAATCCTACTTCTTCCTTAGTTGCTGCTGTGTTTACTGGTACAAATTTTATGAGATGGAGTAGAAATGTTAAACGTGCTTTAGTAGCTAAGAACAAAGAAGGATTTGTCAGTGGTGAGATAACAAAACCTGCTGTAAATCATAAAGATTACATGAAATGGAAACGTGCTGATTTCATGGTGGTTAGCTGGATTTTAAGTTCCATGAATCATGAACTAGCAGATGATTTTGGTTACATTGACACTGCTGCTGATTTGTGGGGAGAATTAAATGAGAGGTTTGGTCAGTCCAATGGCCCTCTGATTTATCAATTGAAGAAAGAAATTGAAAGTTTAACTCAGCAAAACATGACAATTGTTACTTACTATGGGAAACTCAAGAAACTGTGGGATGAAATGCAAAATTTGAGAGCATTTCCTAGCTGCACATGTGGTGTTATGATGCAATGCAGCTGTCAATTTCTGAAGAAGATTGCTGAGtttgaagaagaagataaaATGATGAAGTTTCTTCTTGGACTGAATGGTAGATTTGATAGCACTGTAACTAATGTCCTTTCCATGGATCCCTTACCTAGCATTAATAGAGTATTCTCAATTACTCAGCAAATAGAAAAACAGAAAGAATTAAGTGAAGCAGCTGTGAAATCCAATGCTATGACCAGCAGTGCTATGGCTACTCAAGCTTATAGAGGAGGACAAAATCAATCTCAGAAGTATGCTGCTGGATCAGGAAAGAAAGACTGGAAAGAAATCAAGAAGGAGAAACTGAATAGGTTCTGTAATCATTGCAAAGGCAAAGGTCATACTACTGATCAGTGTTTCAAGCTTATTGGCTATCCTGATTGGTATAATTCAATCAAGGCTTCGAAGGGAACTGGATCTACTGGAAATAGGCTTGCAGCAAATGTTGGTTACACTGCTGATGATGCTGATGAACCTTTGGGAAATACTAACAATGACAATGACAGGGTGAACAATAAAATGCTGAATGCTATCTGTCAAGAAGTTATGAAAGTGATGAAAGGCAAACAATCTCAAGTTACTGAAACCAGTGGTTCTCATTCTTCTTTTGCAAGTTATGCAGGTATAATCTCCCATTCTTTCAACTGTGCTGTAACTAAACTGCATGATGCTTGCTTATGGATAGTTGACTCAGGAGCTTGTGATCATATGACCTATGATGAAACCATCTTGACCAATATCAGAACTCTGTCCAACCCTATTAAAGTTGGTCTACCAGATGGTTCTCAACTGACAGTAGATACCATTGGTGATACTTCTTTGACCAACAAATTGGTGTTACACAATGTTCTGTTGGTCAAGGGTTTCAAACATAATTTGTTATCTGTTGGTAGGCTGATTGAACACACTGATTTACAAGTCTTATTCAATGGCACTGGATATGTTTTCCAGGACCCTACTAATTCTGAATTGCTTGGTGCTGGAAAAAGAATAAATGGTTTGTATTACTATGTGCTGCCTTCCCTTGCTGGTTCCATCAAAGGTATTGATTCACAAAATTCCAGTTGCAATAATATAGATGCTGTGCCTGATGACAATGTTGATATTCTACCAAATAAGACTGCTACCAGTGCTTCTCAAGTTAAGAGTTCTGTAGGGAATAAAATACATTTGTTTCATGCAGACTAG
- the LOC110797555 gene encoding bZIP transcription factor 11-like has translation MASPGGITSSGTSSQQQNSSSEEDMQIQIMDERKRKRMQSNRESARRSRMRKQQHLDDLMVQASNVRKTNHQLLNNINITSQQYLKIEAENSVLRAQMSELSSRLQSLNEIINALNSCNNNQNLGIYGGGGDEHHHEEGIFPIIPEPFTTDSFLMNPWDSATYSNQPIMASADMFQY, from the coding sequence atggCTTCACCTGGAGGCATAACATCTTCAGGGACATCGTCCCAGCAGCAGAACTCGAGTTCAGAAGAGGATATGCAGATTCAGATCATGGATGAAAGGAAGAGGAAACGAATGCAGTCAAACCGCGAATCGGCTAGGAGGTCAAGGATGAGGAAGCAGCAACATTTGGATGATTTAATGGTTCAAGCTTCCAATGTCAGGAAAACCAATCATCAGCTTCTGAACAACATAAACATCACATCCCAACAATACTTGAAAATTGAAGCAGAAAATTCTGTACTCAGAGCACAAATGTCAGAACTCAGTAGCAGGTTACAGTCTCTAAATGAGATCATCAATGCACTAAACTCCTGCAATAACAATCAGAATCTGGGAATTTATGGGGGTGGTGGTGATGAACATCATCATGAAGAAGGGATCTTTCCAATTATTCCTGAGCCATTTACAACTGATAGCTTCCTGATGAATCCATGGGATTCTGCTACCTACTCAAACCAGCCAATCATGGCTTCAGCTGACATGTTCCAGTATTAG